The following proteins come from a genomic window of Candidatus Zixiibacteriota bacterium:
- a CDS encoding aldo/keto reductase, producing the protein MRYRSVGKTDLRISEIGFGCGNNAVLMVKASYDEQMRAVRHALDCGINYFDTAFAYGLGKSEGNLGRILRELGAPAVVSTKIRLGPEALGDVKAATAQAVDGALERLGRDRIDVIQLHTRVTSKGGTAGRFSLTPADVLGPNGVIEAFKAARDKGKVRYFGFSGLGDPGALCELVDSGEFHAFQAYYNLLNPSAGQPVPEGFSALDYRGIIDRAAAKGMGAFVIRVLAAGALTSDPSAGGGSSPEPLSPGSDYRLDCERAEKVREALGVDPGSLAGAAIRFALMKPEVSSVLVGFSNTGHIDQAVACSGAAGLSAEQLARLRELWRTDFGRLADG; encoded by the coding sequence ATGCGGTATCGAAGCGTCGGAAAAACCGATCTGAGAATCTCCGAAATCGGGTTCGGCTGCGGCAACAACGCGGTGCTGATGGTCAAAGCCTCCTACGACGAGCAGATGCGGGCGGTCCGCCATGCCCTGGACTGCGGCATCAACTATTTCGACACCGCGTTTGCCTACGGTCTGGGCAAGTCCGAGGGGAACCTGGGCCGCATTTTACGGGAGCTCGGGGCCCCGGCGGTCGTTTCGACCAAGATTCGCCTCGGGCCGGAAGCTCTGGGCGATGTCAAGGCCGCCACGGCGCAGGCCGTGGACGGAGCGCTCGAACGGCTCGGGCGGGACCGTATCGACGTGATCCAGCTCCACACCCGGGTGACATCGAAGGGAGGCACAGCCGGACGTTTCAGCCTCACGCCGGCCGACGTGCTGGGTCCGAACGGGGTGATCGAAGCCTTCAAGGCGGCCCGGGACAAGGGCAAGGTCCGTTACTTCGGCTTCAGCGGCCTCGGCGATCCGGGCGCCCTGTGCGAGCTGGTCGACAGCGGCGAGTTCCACGCGTTCCAGGCGTACTACAACCTGCTCAATCCGAGCGCGGGGCAGCCGGTGCCTGAGGGTTTCAGCGCTCTCGATTACCGCGGGATCATCGATCGCGCGGCGGCGAAGGGAATGGGGGCTTTCGTCATCCGGGTGCTCGCGGCGGGGGCGCTGACATCGGACCCGAGCGCGGGCGGCGGAAGCAGCCCGGAGCCGCTCTCCCCGGGCTCGGACTACCGGCTCGATTGCGAGCGCGCCGAGAAGGTGCGCGAGGCGCTCGGGGTCGACCCCGGGAGCCTCGCGGGGGCGGCGATTCGCTTTGCTTTGATGAAGCCGGAGGTGTCGAGCGTGCTCGTCGGGTTTTCCAATACCGGCCACATCGACCAGGCGGTCGCGTGCTCCGGCGCCGCCGGCCTTTCCGCGGAGCAGCTCGCGCGCCTGCGGGAGCTTTGGAGAACCGATTTCGGAAGGCTTGCCGATGGATGA
- the dinB gene encoding DNA polymerase IV, whose amino-acid sequence MRIIVHVDMDAFYAAVEERYNPALRGLPVVVGADPKGGRGRGVVTTANYAARRYGIHSALPISRAWRLAEAARRRGEPAAVFVRPNFPLYAEVSTRIMEILARAADSFEEASIDEAYLDLSSLGSFEAAAERMKALKAEIREKEGLGCSVGIGPNKLVAKIASGHQKPDGLTVVRPEEVQAFLDPLPVRAIPGIGPKSEAFLRQRKINTVNDLRQIPEATLSDWFGKWGRKLFEKARGIDDSAVSNEWTPKSIGEQETFERDTRSIAFVAERLDGMAQRVVSRLRARGFSGFRTLTLTVRFSDFETRNRSRSVKEGFSAVDDEEATGRVKREALKLLLPFFDARENPRGKAIRLVGLRLERLF is encoded by the coding sequence ATGCGCATCATCGTGCACGTCGACATGGACGCCTTCTACGCCGCGGTGGAGGAGCGCTACAATCCGGCGTTGCGGGGTCTTCCGGTCGTCGTCGGCGCCGACCCCAAGGGAGGACGGGGCAGAGGCGTGGTGACGACCGCCAATTACGCCGCCCGGCGCTACGGCATCCATTCGGCCCTGCCGATCTCGCGGGCCTGGCGGCTCGCCGAGGCGGCGCGCCGGCGCGGTGAGCCCGCCGCCGTTTTCGTGCGGCCGAACTTCCCCCTTTACGCGGAGGTTTCGACCCGCATCATGGAGATCCTCGCGCGCGCCGCCGATTCGTTCGAGGAGGCGAGCATCGACGAGGCGTATCTCGATCTTTCGTCGCTGGGGAGCTTCGAGGCCGCCGCCGAGCGCATGAAAGCGCTCAAAGCCGAGATCCGGGAGAAGGAAGGCCTCGGCTGCTCCGTCGGGATCGGGCCGAACAAGCTCGTCGCGAAGATCGCCTCCGGCCACCAGAAGCCGGACGGCCTCACGGTGGTCCGGCCGGAAGAGGTCCAGGCGTTTCTCGACCCGCTTCCCGTGCGGGCGATTCCCGGCATCGGCCCGAAAAGCGAAGCGTTCCTCCGCCAGAGGAAAATCAACACCGTCAACGACCTCCGGCAGATCCCCGAAGCGACGCTGTCGGACTGGTTCGGCAAATGGGGGCGCAAGTTGTTCGAGAAAGCCCGCGGCATCGACGACTCGGCGGTTTCGAACGAGTGGACGCCCAAGTCCATCGGCGAGCAGGAGACCTTCGAGCGGGACACGCGGAGCATCGCTTTCGTGGCGGAGCGGCTCGACGGGATGGCGCAACGCGTCGTCTCCCGCTTGCGCGCGCGGGGCTTTTCCGGCTTTCGAACCCTCACGCTGACGGTGCGCTTCTCCGACTTCGAGACCAGGAACCGCTCGCGCAGCGTGAAAGAGGGGTTTTCGGCGGTCGACGACGAGGAGGCGACGGGTCGGGTCAAGCGCGAAGCGCTCAAGCTTCTGTTGCCGTTCTTCGACGCGCGCGAGAATCCGCGCGGGAAAGCGATTCGCCTCGTCGGCCTTCGACTGGAAAGGCTTTTTTAG
- a CDS encoding HAD family hydrolase, with product MTDRLVLFDIDGTLTRTRNGFMPFNEAVSRVFGVAADIRSVVPDGNTDPLIVLEIFRKAGLEVETTPEKWASFARELAASYAEALSRGAVSVRALPGARELLAALAAEPAVGLGVVTGNLEAPAAIKLEAAGLRSYIACGAYASDSRYREELPPIARRRYERLAGRSIPAERCIIVGDTPKDLDCARKNAMRCLLVGTGRYPVEELRGYGPDACLPDLSDTEAVLSVLAKL from the coding sequence TTGACGGATCGCCTGGTTCTGTTCGACATCGACGGCACGCTCACGCGCACGCGCAACGGCTTTATGCCGTTCAACGAGGCAGTCTCGCGGGTCTTCGGGGTCGCCGCCGACATCCGCTCGGTGGTTCCCGACGGCAACACCGATCCTCTGATCGTGCTCGAGATTTTCCGGAAGGCGGGGCTCGAGGTGGAGACGACCCCGGAAAAATGGGCAAGCTTTGCCCGGGAGCTGGCCGCAAGCTACGCCGAAGCACTCAGCCGCGGCGCGGTCTCCGTTCGCGCGCTCCCTGGAGCGCGGGAGCTGCTGGCGGCGCTCGCCGCCGAGCCGGCCGTGGGACTGGGAGTGGTTACGGGAAACCTCGAGGCACCAGCCGCGATCAAGCTCGAAGCGGCGGGGTTGCGTTCCTACATCGCCTGCGGCGCGTATGCGAGCGACTCCCGTTACCGCGAAGAGCTGCCGCCGATTGCCAGGCGACGCTACGAGAGGCTCGCGGGCCGGAGCATCCCCGCCGAGCGTTGCATCATCGTCGGCGATACGCCGAAGGACCTCGATTGCGCGAGAAAAAACGCGATGCGCTGCCTCCTGGTCGGAACGGGACGATATCCGGTCGAAGAGCTCCGCGGTTACGGTCCCGATGCCTGCCTTCCGGATCTGTCGGATACGGAGGCCGTGCTGTCCGTGCTGGCGAAGCTCTGA
- a CDS encoding alanine--glyoxylate aminotransferase family protein, with amino-acid sequence MIKHYLLSPGPTPIPNEVALAMSETMIHHRTPRFNEVFEEARQGLKTLFGTRNDVLMLASSGTGAMEAAVANLFSPGEKVLVVNGGKFGERWLQISRAFGLAPVEVKVEWGKAVEVGAVEEQLKTHPDLKGVLIQASETSTTVLHPVREIAKLTRNGPLLIVDGVTAVGVLPVPMDAWGIDALVTGSQKALMLPPGLAFVALSDRAWKRTESATLPRFYFDLRLERKNQAKGSGAFTPAVSLIFGLKASLKMMEREGFDRVYARHERMARATRAAAVALGLTLLAPEHPSPAATGVFLPPAVDADRVLDYLRDRMNVTFAEGQDKLKGKVIRIAHVGYMGAFDVITAIAALEMALRRFGVELPFGRGVAAAEEILMEALA; translated from the coding sequence ATGATCAAACACTACCTGCTCTCGCCCGGTCCGACTCCGATCCCCAACGAGGTCGCGCTGGCGATGTCGGAAACGATGATCCATCATCGCACGCCCCGGTTCAACGAGGTGTTCGAAGAAGCGCGGCAGGGGTTGAAGACCCTCTTCGGCACGCGTAACGACGTTCTCATGCTCGCCTCCTCCGGTACCGGAGCGATGGAAGCGGCGGTCGCCAACTTGTTTTCCCCGGGCGAGAAGGTGCTGGTCGTCAACGGCGGCAAGTTCGGCGAGCGCTGGCTGCAGATCTCGCGCGCCTTCGGCCTCGCCCCGGTGGAGGTGAAGGTCGAGTGGGGCAAGGCGGTCGAGGTGGGCGCGGTGGAGGAACAGTTGAAGACCCACCCGGACCTCAAGGGCGTCCTCATCCAGGCGAGCGAAACCTCCACGACGGTGCTGCACCCGGTGCGCGAGATCGCGAAGCTCACGCGCAACGGCCCGCTGCTGATCGTCGACGGCGTGACCGCCGTCGGGGTGCTCCCGGTGCCGATGGACGCGTGGGGCATCGATGCCCTCGTCACGGGGTCGCAGAAGGCCCTGATGCTCCCTCCGGGCCTCGCGTTCGTGGCGCTGAGCGACCGTGCATGGAAGCGGACCGAGAGCGCGACCCTGCCGCGGTTTTACTTCGACCTCAGGCTTGAGCGGAAAAACCAGGCGAAGGGCTCGGGCGCGTTCACGCCGGCGGTTTCCCTGATCTTCGGCCTGAAGGCCTCGCTCAAGATGATGGAGCGGGAAGGCTTCGATCGCGTCTACGCGCGCCACGAGCGCATGGCGCGCGCCACCCGCGCCGCCGCCGTCGCCCTTGGGCTCACGCTGCTCGCCCCGGAGCATCCCAGCCCGGCCGCCACCGGCGTCTTCCTGCCGCCGGCCGTCGACGCCGACCGGGTGCTCGACTACCTCCGCGACCGGATGAACGTCACCTTCGCCGAGGGCCAGGACAAGCTGAAGGGCAAGGTGATCCGCATCGCGCACGTGGGCTACATGGGCGCGTTCGACGTCATTACCGCGATCGCCGCGCTCGAGATGGCGCTGCGCAGGTTCGGGGTCGAGCTGCCGTTCGGCCGCGGCGTGGCGGCCGCCGAGGAAATCCTGATGGAGGCTCTCGCATAG